A window from Chryseobacterium vaccae encodes these proteins:
- a CDS encoding GH3 auxin-responsive promoter family protein, whose product MLNFIKKNAALIWAKKHVRKTEEFKKNAEQNQEALLLSLVKTAQKTLFGREHDFENIHSVQEFQKRVPVADYEDLKPYIERVKRGQANILWTETPEYFAKTSGTTSGSKYIPISKEGMPFQIAGAQSALFHYIAQKNNADFVKGKMIFLQGSPELEEVFGIKTGRLSGIVAHHIPGYLQKNRLPSWETNIMEDWEAKVDKIIEETEKEDMTLISGIPPWLIMYFEKLTEKYGKKIKQLFPNLQLIVTGGVNYEPYRDKMEDLLGGKVDTVQTFPASEGFFAFQDDYTKEGLLLLTNHGIFYEFIPLEEYGKPGARRLSLKEVELHKDYALILTTNSGLWAYSIGDVVRFICKDPYRILVSGRTKHFTSAFGEHVIAFEVEEAMKAALEKFPAQITEFHLAPQVNPNEGLPYHEWLIEFEKEPENMNLFRNELDDQLRKRNIYYDDLITGNILQKLHITKLRKNAFHEYAKSQGKLGGQNKIPRLANDRKIADQLELHKF is encoded by the coding sequence ATGTTAAACTTCATCAAGAAAAATGCAGCACTGATCTGGGCAAAAAAACATGTCCGGAAAACTGAAGAATTCAAGAAAAATGCTGAACAAAACCAGGAAGCCCTGCTTCTCTCTCTTGTTAAAACTGCCCAGAAAACGCTTTTCGGGCGGGAGCATGATTTTGAGAATATCCATTCGGTACAGGAGTTTCAGAAAAGAGTTCCTGTTGCAGATTATGAAGATTTAAAACCCTATATTGAAAGAGTAAAAAGAGGGCAGGCCAATATTCTATGGACAGAAACCCCTGAATATTTTGCCAAAACATCGGGAACAACTTCGGGGTCAAAATACATTCCTATTTCCAAAGAAGGAATGCCTTTTCAGATCGCAGGTGCACAGAGTGCTCTTTTCCATTACATTGCTCAAAAGAATAACGCAGATTTCGTTAAAGGAAAAATGATCTTCCTCCAGGGTAGCCCGGAGCTGGAAGAAGTTTTCGGAATAAAAACAGGACGTCTTTCCGGCATTGTTGCCCACCACATTCCCGGTTACCTTCAAAAGAACCGTCTTCCAAGCTGGGAAACCAATATCATGGAAGACTGGGAAGCCAAGGTCGACAAAATTATCGAAGAAACAGAGAAGGAAGATATGACCCTTATCTCGGGTATTCCACCATGGCTGATCATGTATTTTGAAAAACTGACTGAAAAATATGGTAAAAAGATCAAACAGCTTTTCCCGAATCTGCAGCTTATCGTAACGGGAGGCGTTAATTACGAGCCTTACAGAGATAAAATGGAAGATCTGCTGGGTGGAAAAGTAGATACCGTACAGACCTTCCCCGCATCTGAAGGTTTTTTTGCCTTCCAGGATGATTATACGAAGGAAGGACTACTTCTTTTAACCAACCACGGAATTTTTTACGAATTTATTCCGTTAGAAGAATACGGAAAGCCCGGAGCACGACGCCTGTCATTAAAAGAGGTTGAACTTCATAAAGATTATGCTCTTATCCTGACTACCAATTCAGGTCTTTGGGCCTATTCCATCGGGGATGTAGTGAGATTTATCTGCAAAGATCCTTATAGAATTCTGGTAAGCGGCAGAACCAAACATTTCACTTCCGCTTTCGGAGAACATGTTATTGCTTTTGAGGTAGAAGAAGCAATGAAAGCCGCTTTGGAGAAGTTCCCGGCGCAGATCACAGAATTCCATCTTGCACCGCAGGTGAATCCCAATGAAGGGCTTCCTTATCATGAGTGGCTGATAGAATTTGAAAAGGAACCTGAAAATATGAATCTTTTCCGAAACGAACTTGATGATCAGCTACGTAAACGCAATATTTACTATGACGATCTGATTACCGGAAATATCCTGCAGAAACTTCATATCACAAAACTGAGGAAAAACGCTTTCCATGAATATGCTAAATCCCAAGGAAAATTGGGTGGGCAGAATAAAATCCCGAGGCTGGCCAATGACAGAAAAATTGCAGATCAGTTAGAACTTCATAAATTTTAA